One window of the Lytechinus variegatus isolate NC3 chromosome 3, Lvar_3.0, whole genome shotgun sequence genome contains the following:
- the LOC121411728 gene encoding orphan steroid hormone receptor 2 isoform X4, with protein MNEVHGMDHGAIQQISDVNSLDHSGVHPQVLQTVQLPSGQIQHIAMTSMPQQVLGSVGTMGSPQATPVEAYKVQQVQINDQTVEQLVRVQTSAGTTVTTIDAATAERLVKLREEDLIKFSAAQGITQAQMMAKPGITAPRPIELCAVCGDKASGRHYGAISCEGCKGFFKRSIRKHLGYTCRGNKDCQIIKHNRNRCQYCRLQKCLDMGMKSDCKRGRVDPPSSSSTVQCERSPLKTRDKPQGNCAASTDKIYIRKDIRSPLTATPTFVTGSVLAGGDMKSPQSTRQGLFDQGILLNVQTTPTTSPSASTSDSTTDLSTLASVVTSLANMNKKTEEGPSHSQQIYSPSQTLQIISNGDQDVQGGDNVSKAFDALTKALNTSGDSEAGELSIDQSANGGSSDVELVKLDSPMLSEHHMQFKLTTPTPMPQFLNVHYICESASRLLFLSMHWARSLPAFQVLSADTHTSMVQKCWSELFTLGLAQCSQAMALSTILTAIVNHLQTSLQQDKLSADRVKAVMEHIWKLQEFVTTTSKLDVDNNEFAYLKTIVLFSPDHPGLSNVRQIEKFQEMAIAELHDYEAHTYPSKLNRFSKLLLRLPTLRLLSPAIMEELFFAGLIGNVQIDSIIPYILRMETADYNSAQITMSASPSSLNG; from the exons ATCTCTGATGTGAACAGCCTTGACCACTCTGGGGTTCATCCACAGGTCCTTCAGACGGTCCAGTTACCGTCCGGTCAGATACAGCACATCGCCATGACATCCATGCCACAGCAGGTGCTAGGGTCAGTGGGCACCATGGGTTCTCCTCAAGCCACTCCAGTCGAAGCGTACAAG GTTCAACAAGTTCAGATCAACGATCAGACAGTGGAGCAGTTGGTACGAGTTCAAACGTCCGCAGGGACGACGGTCACCACGATAGATGCTGCAACGGCCGAGAGGCTGGTGAAGTTGAGAGAAGAAGACCTGATCAAATTCTCTGCTGCTCAGGGTATAACCCAGGCTCAGATGATGGCCAAGCCTGGCATAACCGCACCACGGCCCATTGAACTGTGTGCAGTCTGTGGAGATAAAGCCTCAG GTCGGCATTATGGTGCCATCAGCTGCGAAGGCTGCAAGGGCTTTTTCAAGCGCAGCATACGCAAGCACCTGGGCTACACGTGCCGCGGGAACAAGGACTGCCAGATCATCAAGCACAACCGAAACCGCTGCCAGTACTGCCGCCTGCAGAAGTGCCTCGACATGGGCATGAAGTCGGACTGTAAGCGCGGGAGAGTTGATCCTCCCTCCTCTTCTTCCA CTGTACAGTGTGAGAGGTCTCCCCTGAAGACAAGGGATAAGCCACAAGGAAACTGCGCTGCATCAACCGACAAGATCTACATCAGGAAGGACATCAGAAGTCCTCTGACCGCCACACCAACCTTCGTCACAGGCAGTGTCCTGGCAGGAG GTGATATGAAGAGTCCACAGAGCACAAGGCAAGGTCTGTTTGATCAAGGTATCCTCTTGAATGTTCAGACTACCCCTACGACGTCACCGTCGGCATCAACCTCGGATTCGACCACGGATCTCAGCACTTTAGCCAGTGTCGTCACATCCTTAGCCAATATGAACAAGAAGACGGAAGAGGGCCCTAGTCATTCACAACAG ATATATTCTCCATCTCAGACCCtacaaatcatatcaaatgGTGACCAGGATGTTCAAGGAGGGGACAATGTCTCAAAGGCTTTTGATGCTCTTACCAAGGCACTCAATACATCAGGGGACTCAGAAGCAGGGGAATTAAG tatcGACCAATCAGCGAATGGAGGCTCGTCCGATGTAGAACTGGTGAAACTCGATTCGCCCATGCTCTCGGAACATCACATGCAGTTCAAACTGACCACACCCACCCCAATGCCCCAATTTCTCAATGTTCATTACATCTGTGAGTCTGCGTCAAGACTACTCTTCCTCTCCATGCACTGGGCTAGGAGTTTACCGGCCTTTCAGGTTCTCAG TGCTGATACACACACATCAATGGTGCAGAAATGTTGGAGTGAGCTGTTCACGTTAGGACTAGCCCAGTGTTCCCAGGCAATGGCGCTATCTACCATTCTCACAGCAATCGTAAACCATTTACAAACAAGTTTACAACAAG ATAAACTTTCAGCTGACAGAGTGAAGGCAGTGATGGAACATATCTGGAAGCTTCAAGAGTTTGTTACGACAACGTCAAAATTAGACGTGGATAATAATGAATTTGCGTACCTCAAGACCATTGTACTTTTCAGTCCAG ATCATCCTGGTTTGAGCAATGTCCGGCAGATTGAGAAATTCCAAGAGATGGCCATAGCAGAGCTTCATGACTACGAGGCCCACACCTACCCCTCTAAACTCAACCGCTTCTCCAAACTGCTGCTCCGCTTGCCCACCCTAAGGCTCCTCAGTCCCGCAATCATGGAAGAATTGTTCTTTGCCGGTTTGATCGGAAACGTTCAGATAGACAGCATCATCCCGTATATATTGCGGATGGAAACAGCCGACTATAACTCTGCACAGATTACGATGTCCGCGTCTCCGTCATCGTTAAACGGTTGA
- the LOC121411728 gene encoding orphan steroid hormone receptor 2 isoform X3 produces MNEVHGMDHGAIQQMQVQGVHGLHMGAGNINQISDVNSLDHSGVHPQVLQTVQLPSGQIQHIAMTSMPQQVLGSVGTMGSPQATPVEAYKVQQVQINDQTVEQLVRVQTSAGTTVTTIDAATAERLVKLREEDLIKFSAAQGITQAQMMAKPGITAPRPIELCAVCGDKASGRHYGAISCEGCKGFFKRSIRKHLGYTCRGNKDCQIIKHNRNRCQYCRLQKCLDMGMKSDSVQCERSPLKTRDKPQGNCAASTDKIYIRKDIRSPLTATPTFVTGSVLAGGDMKSPQSTRQGLFDQGILLNVQTTPTTSPSASTSDSTTDLSTLASVVTSLANMNKKTEEGPSHSQQIYSPSQTLQIISNGDQDVQGGDNVSKAFDALTKALNTSGDSEAGELSIDQSANGGSSDVELVKLDSPMLSEHHMQFKLTTPTPMPQFLNVHYICESASRLLFLSMHWARSLPAFQVLSADTHTSMVQKCWSELFTLGLAQCSQAMALSTILTAIVNHLQTSLQQDKLSADRVKAVMEHIWKLQEFVTTTSKLDVDNNEFAYLKTIVLFSPDHPGLSNVRQIEKFQEMAIAELHDYEAHTYPSKLNRFSKLLLRLPTLRLLSPAIMEELFFAGLIGNVQIDSIIPYILRMETADYNSAQITMSASPSSLNG; encoded by the exons ATCTCTGATGTGAACAGCCTTGACCACTCTGGGGTTCATCCACAGGTCCTTCAGACGGTCCAGTTACCGTCCGGTCAGATACAGCACATCGCCATGACATCCATGCCACAGCAGGTGCTAGGGTCAGTGGGCACCATGGGTTCTCCTCAAGCCACTCCAGTCGAAGCGTACAAG GTTCAACAAGTTCAGATCAACGATCAGACAGTGGAGCAGTTGGTACGAGTTCAAACGTCCGCAGGGACGACGGTCACCACGATAGATGCTGCAACGGCCGAGAGGCTGGTGAAGTTGAGAGAAGAAGACCTGATCAAATTCTCTGCTGCTCAGGGTATAACCCAGGCTCAGATGATGGCCAAGCCTGGCATAACCGCACCACGGCCCATTGAACTGTGTGCAGTCTGTGGAGATAAAGCCTCAG GTCGGCATTATGGTGCCATCAGCTGCGAAGGCTGCAAGGGCTTTTTCAAGCGCAGCATACGCAAGCACCTGGGCTACACGTGCCGCGGGAACAAGGACTGCCAGATCATCAAGCACAACCGAAACCGCTGCCAGTACTGCCGCCTGCAGAAGTGCCTCGACATGGGCATGAAGTCGGACT CTGTACAGTGTGAGAGGTCTCCCCTGAAGACAAGGGATAAGCCACAAGGAAACTGCGCTGCATCAACCGACAAGATCTACATCAGGAAGGACATCAGAAGTCCTCTGACCGCCACACCAACCTTCGTCACAGGCAGTGTCCTGGCAGGAG GTGATATGAAGAGTCCACAGAGCACAAGGCAAGGTCTGTTTGATCAAGGTATCCTCTTGAATGTTCAGACTACCCCTACGACGTCACCGTCGGCATCAACCTCGGATTCGACCACGGATCTCAGCACTTTAGCCAGTGTCGTCACATCCTTAGCCAATATGAACAAGAAGACGGAAGAGGGCCCTAGTCATTCACAACAG ATATATTCTCCATCTCAGACCCtacaaatcatatcaaatgGTGACCAGGATGTTCAAGGAGGGGACAATGTCTCAAAGGCTTTTGATGCTCTTACCAAGGCACTCAATACATCAGGGGACTCAGAAGCAGGGGAATTAAG tatcGACCAATCAGCGAATGGAGGCTCGTCCGATGTAGAACTGGTGAAACTCGATTCGCCCATGCTCTCGGAACATCACATGCAGTTCAAACTGACCACACCCACCCCAATGCCCCAATTTCTCAATGTTCATTACATCTGTGAGTCTGCGTCAAGACTACTCTTCCTCTCCATGCACTGGGCTAGGAGTTTACCGGCCTTTCAGGTTCTCAG TGCTGATACACACACATCAATGGTGCAGAAATGTTGGAGTGAGCTGTTCACGTTAGGACTAGCCCAGTGTTCCCAGGCAATGGCGCTATCTACCATTCTCACAGCAATCGTAAACCATTTACAAACAAGTTTACAACAAG ATAAACTTTCAGCTGACAGAGTGAAGGCAGTGATGGAACATATCTGGAAGCTTCAAGAGTTTGTTACGACAACGTCAAAATTAGACGTGGATAATAATGAATTTGCGTACCTCAAGACCATTGTACTTTTCAGTCCAG ATCATCCTGGTTTGAGCAATGTCCGGCAGATTGAGAAATTCCAAGAGATGGCCATAGCAGAGCTTCATGACTACGAGGCCCACACCTACCCCTCTAAACTCAACCGCTTCTCCAAACTGCTGCTCCGCTTGCCCACCCTAAGGCTCCTCAGTCCCGCAATCATGGAAGAATTGTTCTTTGCCGGTTTGATCGGAAACGTTCAGATAGACAGCATCATCCCGTATATATTGCGGATGGAAACAGCCGACTATAACTCTGCACAGATTACGATGTCCGCGTCTCCGTCATCGTTAAACGGTTGA
- the LOC121411728 gene encoding orphan steroid hormone receptor 2 isoform X2: MNEVHGMDHGAIQQMQVQGVHGLHMGAGNINQISDVNSLDHSGVHPQVLQTVQLPSGQIQHIAMTSMPQQVLGSVGTMGSPQATPVEAYKVQQVQINDQTVEQLVRVQTSAGTTVTTIDAATAERLVKLREEDLIKFSAAQGITQAQMMAKPGITAPRPIELCAVCGDKASGRHYGAISCEGCKGFFKRSIRKHLGYTCRGNKDCQIIKHNRNRCQYCRLQKCLDMGMKSDSAVQCERSPLKTRDKPQGNCAASTDKIYIRKDIRSPLTATPTFVTGSVLAGGDMKSPQSTRQGLFDQGILLNVQTTPTTSPSASTSDSTTDLSTLASVVTSLANMNKKTEEGPSHSQQIYSPSQTLQIISNGDQDVQGGDNVSKAFDALTKALNTSGDSEAGELSIDQSANGGSSDVELVKLDSPMLSEHHMQFKLTTPTPMPQFLNVHYICESASRLLFLSMHWARSLPAFQVLSADTHTSMVQKCWSELFTLGLAQCSQAMALSTILTAIVNHLQTSLQQDKLSADRVKAVMEHIWKLQEFVTTTSKLDVDNNEFAYLKTIVLFSPDHPGLSNVRQIEKFQEMAIAELHDYEAHTYPSKLNRFSKLLLRLPTLRLLSPAIMEELFFAGLIGNVQIDSIIPYILRMETADYNSAQITMSASPSSLNG; the protein is encoded by the exons ATCTCTGATGTGAACAGCCTTGACCACTCTGGGGTTCATCCACAGGTCCTTCAGACGGTCCAGTTACCGTCCGGTCAGATACAGCACATCGCCATGACATCCATGCCACAGCAGGTGCTAGGGTCAGTGGGCACCATGGGTTCTCCTCAAGCCACTCCAGTCGAAGCGTACAAG GTTCAACAAGTTCAGATCAACGATCAGACAGTGGAGCAGTTGGTACGAGTTCAAACGTCCGCAGGGACGACGGTCACCACGATAGATGCTGCAACGGCCGAGAGGCTGGTGAAGTTGAGAGAAGAAGACCTGATCAAATTCTCTGCTGCTCAGGGTATAACCCAGGCTCAGATGATGGCCAAGCCTGGCATAACCGCACCACGGCCCATTGAACTGTGTGCAGTCTGTGGAGATAAAGCCTCAG GTCGGCATTATGGTGCCATCAGCTGCGAAGGCTGCAAGGGCTTTTTCAAGCGCAGCATACGCAAGCACCTGGGCTACACGTGCCGCGGGAACAAGGACTGCCAGATCATCAAGCACAACCGAAACCGCTGCCAGTACTGCCGCCTGCAGAAGTGCCTCGACATGGGCATGAAGTCGGACT CAGCTGTACAGTGTGAGAGGTCTCCCCTGAAGACAAGGGATAAGCCACAAGGAAACTGCGCTGCATCAACCGACAAGATCTACATCAGGAAGGACATCAGAAGTCCTCTGACCGCCACACCAACCTTCGTCACAGGCAGTGTCCTGGCAGGAG GTGATATGAAGAGTCCACAGAGCACAAGGCAAGGTCTGTTTGATCAAGGTATCCTCTTGAATGTTCAGACTACCCCTACGACGTCACCGTCGGCATCAACCTCGGATTCGACCACGGATCTCAGCACTTTAGCCAGTGTCGTCACATCCTTAGCCAATATGAACAAGAAGACGGAAGAGGGCCCTAGTCATTCACAACAG ATATATTCTCCATCTCAGACCCtacaaatcatatcaaatgGTGACCAGGATGTTCAAGGAGGGGACAATGTCTCAAAGGCTTTTGATGCTCTTACCAAGGCACTCAATACATCAGGGGACTCAGAAGCAGGGGAATTAAG tatcGACCAATCAGCGAATGGAGGCTCGTCCGATGTAGAACTGGTGAAACTCGATTCGCCCATGCTCTCGGAACATCACATGCAGTTCAAACTGACCACACCCACCCCAATGCCCCAATTTCTCAATGTTCATTACATCTGTGAGTCTGCGTCAAGACTACTCTTCCTCTCCATGCACTGGGCTAGGAGTTTACCGGCCTTTCAGGTTCTCAG TGCTGATACACACACATCAATGGTGCAGAAATGTTGGAGTGAGCTGTTCACGTTAGGACTAGCCCAGTGTTCCCAGGCAATGGCGCTATCTACCATTCTCACAGCAATCGTAAACCATTTACAAACAAGTTTACAACAAG ATAAACTTTCAGCTGACAGAGTGAAGGCAGTGATGGAACATATCTGGAAGCTTCAAGAGTTTGTTACGACAACGTCAAAATTAGACGTGGATAATAATGAATTTGCGTACCTCAAGACCATTGTACTTTTCAGTCCAG ATCATCCTGGTTTGAGCAATGTCCGGCAGATTGAGAAATTCCAAGAGATGGCCATAGCAGAGCTTCATGACTACGAGGCCCACACCTACCCCTCTAAACTCAACCGCTTCTCCAAACTGCTGCTCCGCTTGCCCACCCTAAGGCTCCTCAGTCCCGCAATCATGGAAGAATTGTTCTTTGCCGGTTTGATCGGAAACGTTCAGATAGACAGCATCATCCCGTATATATTGCGGATGGAAACAGCCGACTATAACTCTGCACAGATTACGATGTCCGCGTCTCCGTCATCGTTAAACGGTTGA
- the LOC121411728 gene encoding orphan steroid hormone receptor 2 isoform X1 — protein MNEVHGMDHGAIQQMQVQGVHGLHMGAGNINQISDVNSLDHSGVHPQVLQTVQLPSGQIQHIAMTSMPQQVLGSVGTMGSPQATPVEAYKVQQVQINDQTVEQLVRVQTSAGTTVTTIDAATAERLVKLREEDLIKFSAAQGITQAQMMAKPGITAPRPIELCAVCGDKASGRHYGAISCEGCKGFFKRSIRKHLGYTCRGNKDCQIIKHNRNRCQYCRLQKCLDMGMKSDCKRGRVDPPSSSSTVQCERSPLKTRDKPQGNCAASTDKIYIRKDIRSPLTATPTFVTGSVLAGGDMKSPQSTRQGLFDQGILLNVQTTPTTSPSASTSDSTTDLSTLASVVTSLANMNKKTEEGPSHSQQIYSPSQTLQIISNGDQDVQGGDNVSKAFDALTKALNTSGDSEAGELSIDQSANGGSSDVELVKLDSPMLSEHHMQFKLTTPTPMPQFLNVHYICESASRLLFLSMHWARSLPAFQVLSADTHTSMVQKCWSELFTLGLAQCSQAMALSTILTAIVNHLQTSLQQDKLSADRVKAVMEHIWKLQEFVTTTSKLDVDNNEFAYLKTIVLFSPDHPGLSNVRQIEKFQEMAIAELHDYEAHTYPSKLNRFSKLLLRLPTLRLLSPAIMEELFFAGLIGNVQIDSIIPYILRMETADYNSAQITMSASPSSLNG, from the exons ATCTCTGATGTGAACAGCCTTGACCACTCTGGGGTTCATCCACAGGTCCTTCAGACGGTCCAGTTACCGTCCGGTCAGATACAGCACATCGCCATGACATCCATGCCACAGCAGGTGCTAGGGTCAGTGGGCACCATGGGTTCTCCTCAAGCCACTCCAGTCGAAGCGTACAAG GTTCAACAAGTTCAGATCAACGATCAGACAGTGGAGCAGTTGGTACGAGTTCAAACGTCCGCAGGGACGACGGTCACCACGATAGATGCTGCAACGGCCGAGAGGCTGGTGAAGTTGAGAGAAGAAGACCTGATCAAATTCTCTGCTGCTCAGGGTATAACCCAGGCTCAGATGATGGCCAAGCCTGGCATAACCGCACCACGGCCCATTGAACTGTGTGCAGTCTGTGGAGATAAAGCCTCAG GTCGGCATTATGGTGCCATCAGCTGCGAAGGCTGCAAGGGCTTTTTCAAGCGCAGCATACGCAAGCACCTGGGCTACACGTGCCGCGGGAACAAGGACTGCCAGATCATCAAGCACAACCGAAACCGCTGCCAGTACTGCCGCCTGCAGAAGTGCCTCGACATGGGCATGAAGTCGGACTGTAAGCGCGGGAGAGTTGATCCTCCCTCCTCTTCTTCCA CTGTACAGTGTGAGAGGTCTCCCCTGAAGACAAGGGATAAGCCACAAGGAAACTGCGCTGCATCAACCGACAAGATCTACATCAGGAAGGACATCAGAAGTCCTCTGACCGCCACACCAACCTTCGTCACAGGCAGTGTCCTGGCAGGAG GTGATATGAAGAGTCCACAGAGCACAAGGCAAGGTCTGTTTGATCAAGGTATCCTCTTGAATGTTCAGACTACCCCTACGACGTCACCGTCGGCATCAACCTCGGATTCGACCACGGATCTCAGCACTTTAGCCAGTGTCGTCACATCCTTAGCCAATATGAACAAGAAGACGGAAGAGGGCCCTAGTCATTCACAACAG ATATATTCTCCATCTCAGACCCtacaaatcatatcaaatgGTGACCAGGATGTTCAAGGAGGGGACAATGTCTCAAAGGCTTTTGATGCTCTTACCAAGGCACTCAATACATCAGGGGACTCAGAAGCAGGGGAATTAAG tatcGACCAATCAGCGAATGGAGGCTCGTCCGATGTAGAACTGGTGAAACTCGATTCGCCCATGCTCTCGGAACATCACATGCAGTTCAAACTGACCACACCCACCCCAATGCCCCAATTTCTCAATGTTCATTACATCTGTGAGTCTGCGTCAAGACTACTCTTCCTCTCCATGCACTGGGCTAGGAGTTTACCGGCCTTTCAGGTTCTCAG TGCTGATACACACACATCAATGGTGCAGAAATGTTGGAGTGAGCTGTTCACGTTAGGACTAGCCCAGTGTTCCCAGGCAATGGCGCTATCTACCATTCTCACAGCAATCGTAAACCATTTACAAACAAGTTTACAACAAG ATAAACTTTCAGCTGACAGAGTGAAGGCAGTGATGGAACATATCTGGAAGCTTCAAGAGTTTGTTACGACAACGTCAAAATTAGACGTGGATAATAATGAATTTGCGTACCTCAAGACCATTGTACTTTTCAGTCCAG ATCATCCTGGTTTGAGCAATGTCCGGCAGATTGAGAAATTCCAAGAGATGGCCATAGCAGAGCTTCATGACTACGAGGCCCACACCTACCCCTCTAAACTCAACCGCTTCTCCAAACTGCTGCTCCGCTTGCCCACCCTAAGGCTCCTCAGTCCCGCAATCATGGAAGAATTGTTCTTTGCCGGTTTGATCGGAAACGTTCAGATAGACAGCATCATCCCGTATATATTGCGGATGGAAACAGCCGACTATAACTCTGCACAGATTACGATGTCCGCGTCTCCGTCATCGTTAAACGGTTGA